Proteins co-encoded in one Candidatus Zixiibacteriota bacterium genomic window:
- the fusA gene encoding elongation factor G, producing MKVYDTEQIRNIALIGQRGCGKTSLADAIAFSAGITNRQGKVDEGTSLSDFTDAEMNRKTSIGLSILTCPWKNQKINLLDLPGHPDFIGELIVGLNVAETAVVVLNAGAGIEVGTEIHYKYVEKYNLPRVFFINKVEKEHVKTAEVVKQLQERYGVKSVPVQLPLGEGLEYKGVIDLVKMKGYTFDPKGTPTECEIPGNLKGAADEARQRMVEAVAEADDALLEKFFDKGELSPAEILEGLKKAILKKMIFPILFGSADRNSGVHLLLDFIVDFFPSPKAVSPINLMVPGKSEVVGVNVDANGKSLAYIFKSLAEAHIGEISLFKVISGKISQGMDLINHNQDSSERLGQIYSISGKERSEVEAAVAGDIAALVKLKSTKMGDTLGEKDQRLIIPKVEFPEPVMDTGVKPRAKGDEEKLGMGLQKLRDEDPTFQIVIDPALRQTVLFSQGSTHTEIITEKLKRKFGVDVDLFKPRIPYRETIKGKTELQHKYKKQSGGRGQYGDVYLRLEPNKRGSGFEFINDISGGVIPGKFIPSVEKGVIEALQEGGLSGSPVVDIIVAVYYGSYHEVDSSDMAFKIAASMAFKEGFLKCSPVLLEPIDIIEVLVPDDYTGDIMGNLSGRRGRIMGMDPEGRYQRIRAIVPQPELYNYSVDLRSMTSGQGVFSRKFSQSEEVPREIMPKVIEEIKKSKEE from the coding sequence TGAGGGGACCTCGCTTTCCGATTTCACCGATGCCGAGATGAATCGGAAAACGTCAATCGGGCTGTCGATTCTTACCTGCCCCTGGAAAAACCAGAAAATCAACCTCCTGGACCTTCCCGGGCACCCCGATTTCATAGGCGAGCTGATTGTGGGGCTTAATGTGGCCGAGACAGCTGTTGTTGTTCTTAATGCCGGCGCTGGAATAGAAGTGGGAACCGAGATTCATTATAAATATGTAGAAAAGTATAATCTACCCCGTGTTTTCTTCATCAACAAGGTTGAAAAGGAACATGTCAAGACGGCGGAGGTGGTGAAGCAGCTTCAGGAACGATATGGCGTGAAAAGTGTCCCGGTGCAGTTGCCGCTCGGGGAGGGGTTGGAATATAAGGGCGTAATCGACCTGGTGAAGATGAAAGGGTATACCTTTGACCCCAAAGGGACGCCGACCGAGTGTGAGATTCCGGGCAATCTTAAAGGAGCCGCCGATGAGGCCCGGCAGCGAATGGTGGAAGCGGTGGCCGAGGCCGACGATGCCCTGCTGGAGAAATTTTTCGATAAAGGGGAGCTTTCCCCGGCAGAGATTCTGGAGGGGCTGAAAAAAGCCATCCTCAAGAAAATGATTTTCCCGATTCTGTTCGGATCGGCGGATCGCAATTCCGGGGTGCATCTGTTGCTCGATTTTATAGTTGATTTTTTCCCTTCGCCCAAGGCGGTCTCTCCGATCAATCTGATGGTTCCGGGCAAGAGCGAGGTGGTCGGGGTGAATGTCGATGCCAACGGCAAGTCGCTGGCCTATATTTTCAAATCTCTGGCCGAGGCGCATATCGGCGAGATTTCGCTGTTTAAAGTGATCTCCGGAAAGATCAGCCAGGGGATGGATTTGATTAACCATAATCAGGATAGCTCCGAACGGCTGGGGCAGATTTATTCTATTAGCGGCAAGGAAAGAAGCGAGGTGGAAGCGGCGGTGGCGGGCGATATTGCCGCCCTGGTGAAGCTTAAATCGACCAAAATGGGCGATACGCTCGGAGAGAAAGATCAGCGGCTGATTATCCCGAAAGTCGAATTTCCCGAGCCGGTCATGGATACCGGCGTCAAACCGCGCGCCAAAGGGGATGAAGAAAAGCTGGGAATGGGGCTGCAGAAACTTCGGGATGAAGATCCCACTTTCCAAATCGTCATCGATCCGGCGCTCCGGCAGACCGTTCTTTTCAGCCAGGGTTCCACCCATACGGAAATCATAACCGAAAAGCTGAAAAGGAAATTCGGGGTGGATGTTGACCTCTTCAAACCGAGAATTCCTTATCGCGAGACGATCAAAGGGAAGACCGAACTTCAGCATAAGTATAAAAAGCAGTCGGGGGGACGGGGTCAGTATGGCGACGTTTATCTGCGGCTTGAGCCGAACAAACGGGGCTCCGGTTTTGAATTCATCAATGACATTTCCGGCGGCGTGATCCCCGGCAAATTTATCCCCTCGGTGGAAAAGGGTGTCATAGAAGCGTTGCAGGAGGGCGGACTTTCCGGTTCGCCGGTGGTCGATATTATTGTCGCGGTTTATTACGGTTCCTATCACGAGGTTGATTCTTCCGATATGGCCTTCAAGATCGCCGCCTCGATGGCGTTCAAGGAAGGGTTCCTGAAATGCAGTCCGGTTCTTCTCGAGCCGATCGATATTATCGAGGTGCTGGTGCCCGATGATTACACCGGCGATATCATGGGGAATCTTTCCGGCCGCCGGGGACGGATTATGGGGATGGACCCGGAAGGGCGTTACCAGCGGATTCGCGCCATTGTGCCGCAGCCGGAGTTGTATAATTACTCGGTCGACCTTCGTTCGATGACCTCGGGGCAGGGGGTGTTTTCGCGGAAATTCTCTCAGTCTGAGGAAGTCCCGCGGGAAATCATGCCCAAAGTGATCGAGGAGATCAAGAAGTCAAAAGAGGAATAG
- the vsr gene encoding DNA mismatch endonuclease Vsr has product MDVHSPKIRSFNMSRIRGGHTKPEIFLRRLLWHCGYRYRLHRKDLPGTPDIVFPSRKKVILVHGCFWHKHNCRFFKWPQTNPVFWKKKIQENCRRDRKAYAKLSRSGWHYNVVWECQLKGDRLHRTLSKITDFLEPTTPPPKGNFL; this is encoded by the coding sequence ATGGACGTCCACTCTCCAAAGATTCGAAGCTTCAACATGTCTCGAATCCGGGGAGGCCACACCAAACCGGAAATCTTTCTTCGTAGGTTGTTGTGGCACTGCGGCTACCGGTACAGACTTCATCGTAAAGATTTACCAGGGACGCCTGATATTGTTTTCCCCAGCAGAAAAAAGGTAATCCTTGTACATGGCTGTTTCTGGCATAAGCACAACTGCCGCTTTTTCAAATGGCCGCAAACTAATCCAGTTTTTTGGAAGAAGAAGATTCAAGAAAATTGCCGCAGAGACCGGAAGGCGTACGCGAAGCTGAGTAGATCAGGGTGGCATTACAACGTAGTCTGGGAATGTCAACTCAAAGGCGATAGATTACACCGCACGCTTTCAAAGATTACCGATTTTCTTGAACCGACAACTCCCCCACCAAAAGGCAATTTCTTATAA
- a CDS encoding ATP-binding protein translates to MIENTKGDMPKMRTRARIINQLGQQLIKSESIALLELVKNSYDADATKCTIDMYSPDLPEKGKIVVKDNGEGMDYETLSTAWLEIGTSYKEDLLSNTATARSPKYKRRRLGEKGIGRFGVHRLGTLIEIVSRKKASKECILKIDWSTIKKSKYVEEIPIEISQREPILFKQGSGTCITIRDLLVPWSRRMTRDCARAITALNSPFDQEESFRAAFNLHELDWLEGIVKFEDIEEYKLFSFDVTIRGNDITDFKYAFTPWKTMKKLASRVVTIKDKEISKLTRMVYGDEDRKEKDINLDNYKIGTIVFKGIIFDRDARVLNLGVQDKKGLKEYLDQNGGVRVFRDNIRVLDYGEPGNDWLDLSGRRINIPTRRISNNIIIAAIYFDRSQSNDLIEKANREGFLENDAFLEVVRAIRFVIDRIEAVRMRDKGLLRLHYGAQKVSEPVRGTITELKAVVIKSIANKSELLKITQYLDRIESEYDSIVDTLMRSAGAGLNLVIVIHQIEKVIKEIRGMLQHHASPDLIEERVKSLAGLVEGYSILIKRSDKKVRNLKGLVEQGVFNTSFRFEAHNIKLDAAFRNKSRNLDAVLSTNHALNALMNVIDNSIWWLGYSRPKEPTIYIDISGELEGYVSIVIADNGPGFTLPTSEIIKPWVTNKPGGSGIGLHLTDQIMQSLGGALLFPDPGDYSVPKKYWKGAITVLAFRKG, encoded by the coding sequence ATGATTGAGAATACAAAAGGCGACATGCCCAAGATGCGTACTCGGGCGAGAATCATAAATCAGCTTGGGCAGCAGCTAATAAAAAGTGAGTCTATAGCTCTTCTTGAACTGGTAAAGAACTCTTATGACGCTGACGCCACCAAATGCACGATAGATATGTATTCCCCTGATTTACCAGAAAAGGGGAAAATCGTAGTCAAGGATAATGGCGAAGGTATGGATTACGAGACTCTTTCAACAGCATGGCTCGAGATTGGCACAAGCTACAAAGAGGACTTGCTTTCAAATACCGCCACTGCGCGAAGTCCGAAATACAAACGCCGTCGATTGGGAGAAAAAGGTATCGGCCGTTTTGGCGTGCATCGTCTTGGTACCCTTATTGAAATAGTCTCCAGGAAGAAAGCATCGAAAGAATGTATTCTTAAAATTGACTGGAGCACCATCAAAAAGAGCAAGTATGTCGAAGAAATTCCTATCGAAATTTCTCAAAGGGAGCCGATACTGTTTAAGCAAGGGTCTGGCACATGCATCACAATTCGAGACCTTCTTGTGCCATGGTCCCGACGCATGACTCGCGACTGCGCCAGAGCAATTACGGCGCTCAATTCACCATTTGACCAGGAGGAGTCTTTCAGGGCAGCATTTAACCTCCACGAATTAGATTGGCTTGAAGGAATTGTTAAATTCGAGGATATAGAGGAATACAAGCTATTCTCTTTCGATGTTACGATACGTGGCAATGACATAACAGATTTTAAGTATGCATTCACGCCATGGAAAACAATGAAGAAATTGGCATCTCGTGTAGTAACTATTAAGGACAAAGAAATTAGCAAGTTGACGAGAATGGTATACGGTGACGAAGATCGAAAGGAAAAGGACATTAATCTAGACAATTACAAAATAGGAACGATAGTATTTAAGGGAATAATTTTCGACAGAGATGCCAGGGTTTTGAATTTGGGCGTGCAGGATAAGAAGGGTCTTAAGGAGTATCTTGACCAGAATGGCGGAGTGCGCGTGTTTAGAGACAATATTCGCGTCCTTGATTATGGTGAGCCAGGAAACGATTGGCTTGATTTGAGTGGCCGGAGAATAAACATACCAACTAGGCGAATCAGCAATAATATTATTATTGCAGCTATATATTTTGATCGCTCGCAAAGCAATGACCTGATAGAAAAGGCAAATCGAGAAGGGTTTTTGGAAAATGATGCCTTCCTGGAAGTAGTGAGGGCCATACGGTTTGTAATTGACCGTATTGAGGCGGTCAGAATGAGAGACAAAGGACTGTTGAGACTGCATTATGGGGCGCAAAAGGTATCGGAACCAGTTCGGGGCACTATCACTGAGCTGAAAGCCGTCGTAATAAAATCAATAGCAAATAAATCTGAGCTTTTGAAAATCACTCAGTATCTTGACCGGATTGAGTCAGAATATGATTCTATTGTGGATACTCTTATGCGTAGTGCGGGCGCTGGCCTTAATCTAGTCATCGTAATCCATCAGATTGAGAAAGTTATTAAGGAGATACGTGGCATGCTTCAACATCATGCATCGCCGGACCTTATTGAGGAACGGGTCAAGTCACTTGCTGGGCTGGTCGAAGGATACAGTATTTTAATTAAGAGGTCTGACAAAAAGGTAAGGAACCTTAAAGGTTTGGTTGAGCAGGGTGTTTTCAACACTAGTTTTCGTTTTGAAGCGCATAATATAAAATTGGACGCGGCCTTTAGGAATAAATCCCGGAACCTTGATGCTGTGCTTTCAACCAACCACGCACTCAACGCTTTGATGAATGTGATTGACAACTCAATCTGGTGGCTTGGTTACTCAAGGCCAAAAGAACCAACGATTTATATAGATATCTCGGGCGAATTAGAGGGTTACGTGAGCATCGTGATCGCCGATAATGGCCCCGGCTTCACATTACCTACCTCCGAGATCATTAAGCCTTGGGTGACTAATAAACCCGGTGGTAGTGGTATCGGGCTTCATCTCACTGACCAGATTATGCAATCGCTCGGTGGCGCGCTTTTGTTCCCTGATCCAGGCGATTATAGTGTTCCAAAGAAATACTGGAAGGGCGCAATCACAGTACTTGCATTCAGGAAGGGATAA
- a CDS encoding DNA cytosine methyltransferase: MRKPKTIDLFCGGGGSSWGAVKAGAKIVAAFDKWDVAVSTYKDNFPGVKLYSGDLTDFDPHDLKEELGKIDLILASPECTNHSPAKGNSPRCEISRETSFHVIRFAEALHPRWIVIENVVSMRKWARYHEFLERLKSLGYHCREQILNAADFAVPQTRRRLFILCDREIMPRAVPQKQQPVKGANTIVSSNGAYPFRLLRSDHRAPATLERAERAIAAIGARTPFLIVYYGSDHAGGWQPITRPLRTITTLDRFAYVKPTADGHVMRMLQPEELKLAMGWPKCFRIKQGTRRDKIKVIGNAVSPKVMAVIIKTLLNGRKQDAREKA; the protein is encoded by the coding sequence ATGAGGAAGCCAAAGACGATTGATCTGTTTTGCGGAGGAGGTGGAAGCAGTTGGGGCGCGGTGAAGGCTGGGGCTAAGATCGTAGCCGCCTTCGACAAATGGGACGTCGCGGTAAGTACATACAAGGACAACTTCCCTGGCGTGAAGTTGTACTCTGGTGATCTGACAGATTTCGATCCGCATGACTTGAAAGAGGAGTTGGGAAAAATTGATCTCATTCTTGCCTCGCCCGAATGCACCAACCATAGCCCGGCCAAAGGCAATTCACCACGTTGTGAAATAAGTCGCGAAACATCATTTCACGTGATCCGGTTTGCGGAAGCTCTTCATCCCCGATGGATTGTTATCGAGAATGTCGTGAGCATGCGGAAATGGGCCCGGTATCATGAATTCCTGGAAAGATTGAAAAGTCTTGGATATCATTGTCGAGAGCAAATTTTGAATGCCGCTGACTTTGCAGTACCACAAACGCGACGACGCCTGTTCATTCTTTGCGACCGTGAGATAATGCCGCGTGCCGTCCCGCAGAAGCAGCAGCCTGTTAAAGGGGCCAACACAATAGTCAGCTCCAATGGCGCTTATCCATTTCGACTTTTGCGTTCGGATCATCGCGCACCGGCCACGTTAGAACGCGCTGAACGAGCCATCGCCGCAATCGGTGCTCGAACGCCATTTCTTATCGTCTATTATGGTTCCGATCACGCTGGCGGCTGGCAACCCATTACACGTCCACTCAGGACAATTACTACGTTAGATCGTTTCGCCTATGTGAAACCCACTGCCGATGGCCATGTGATGCGTATGCTGCAACCTGAGGAGCTTAAGCTCGCAATGGGCTGGCCTAAATGCTTCCGAATTAAGCAAGGAACGCGTCGGGACAAGATTAAGGTCATTGGTAACGCCGTCAGCCCCAAAGTCATGGCAGTGATTATAAAGACATTGCTGAATGGCAGGAAACAAGATGCCAGGGAGAAGGCCTGA
- a CDS encoding outer membrane beta-barrel protein, protein MKRASLLIAALTVCVIAVGAGQATAQSQKTYNFFATGELAFAIAPEDFTDYYNRGYGFGVGLEYPVSPNWSLVALLDLKLFSPAAGMIKDWWTDPGEWPNATNIEVSEGKMTAGSFAVLGKGSLKKEGARFFPYIKGGFGITIAGADEIKVTFDSPGPQTVWQAGVGSSTNVSIILGIGVEKMLGQKGSSFFIDAGLHMIMAENVNPTVAPLTIGFKF, encoded by the coding sequence ATGAAACGTGCAAGCTTGTTGATCGCAGCGTTGACGGTTTGTGTTATCGCCGTCGGCGCCGGTCAAGCGACAGCGCAAAGCCAAAAGACTTATAATTTCTTTGCGACGGGAGAGCTCGCTTTCGCCATCGCTCCCGAGGATTTCACTGACTACTACAATAGGGGCTATGGTTTCGGTGTCGGCCTCGAATACCCGGTATCGCCCAATTGGTCGCTGGTCGCCTTACTTGACCTGAAATTATTCAGCCCGGCAGCAGGAATGATCAAGGACTGGTGGACTGACCCCGGTGAATGGCCCAATGCCACGAATATTGAAGTTAGCGAAGGGAAGATGACAGCCGGAAGCTTCGCGGTTTTAGGTAAGGGAAGCCTCAAGAAAGAAGGGGCACGATTCTTTCCCTACATAAAAGGCGGTTTCGGAATTACAATCGCAGGCGCCGATGAGATCAAGGTGACTTTCGACAGTCCCGGCCCTCAGACCGTGTGGCAGGCCGGTGTCGGCAGCAGTACGAATGTCTCGATAATTCTTGGCATCGGTGTCGAGAAAATGCTTGGTCAGAAGGGTTCGTCCTTTTTCATCGATGCCGGTCTTCATATGATTATGGCTGAAAATGTTAATCCGACTGTGGCGCCGTTGACAATAGGTTTCAAATTCTAA
- a CDS encoding dockerin type I repeat-containing protein — translation MSNKSANFIPALFVFLAMLFTLSVFAGPGAYVSAETKGNPSYSGLVRVYVVEPTSRWNAKDGLPYHYGCLDFIDIPITLPYQGVFDTSFHWSGSGLTQNNIMIIASIFHGDTTNSYVEATAAAKVDTQWNNTVNPNFTHSVLVEEGTGTWCVYCPDTRNALDAIYEAHLYPFFYVAMVEDKVLKVHNRLIDVLHLGGYPTCFFDGGYRIYVGGDPYPTEYQNRIIASGARDPHLFDFSVALSFLGGGQLGIDLHVVNNEVINTAPTTPSAPTGPYSAVTGKSYNFKCAGTDPDENTLSYRMVWAAGDTSSWYGPYDSGDSGTVPHTFSTGGTYFIKAQSKDEFGGLSGFSGTYQVIVHSFVAGDANGSGIVNIQDVTTVINFLYKGGPAPIPPQAGDANGSGILNIQDVTYLINFLYKGGLPPNYPPGY, via the coding sequence ATGAGCAACAAGAGTGCTAACTTCATTCCGGCATTGTTTGTCTTTCTGGCAATGCTATTTACACTCTCCGTCTTCGCGGGGCCGGGCGCATATGTCTCGGCGGAGACGAAGGGCAATCCCAGCTATTCTGGACTCGTTAGAGTCTACGTAGTCGAACCGACATCCCGTTGGAACGCCAAAGACGGCCTGCCTTATCATTACGGCTGCCTTGATTTTATCGATATCCCCATTACGCTTCCCTATCAAGGCGTTTTTGACACGAGCTTCCATTGGAGTGGAAGCGGTCTTACTCAGAACAACATTATGATTATTGCTTCCATTTTTCACGGTGACACCACTAATTCTTATGTCGAAGCGACGGCGGCCGCCAAAGTTGACACGCAGTGGAACAACACCGTCAATCCGAACTTCACCCACTCGGTTCTGGTGGAGGAAGGAACCGGAACCTGGTGCGTCTATTGCCCCGATACCCGTAATGCCCTTGATGCCATCTATGAGGCCCATTTGTATCCCTTTTTCTATGTGGCCATGGTTGAGGATAAAGTTCTCAAGGTGCATAACCGTTTGATTGACGTTCTCCACCTGGGCGGTTACCCCACCTGTTTCTTTGACGGCGGTTATCGGATTTATGTTGGCGGCGACCCTTATCCGACTGAGTATCAGAATCGAATCATAGCCTCCGGGGCGCGCGATCCGCACCTTTTCGATTTCAGCGTCGCCCTCTCTTTCCTTGGAGGAGGACAGCTTGGGATAGATTTGCATGTCGTCAACAACGAGGTTATAAACACGGCGCCAACAACGCCTAGTGCGCCCACCGGCCCCTACAGCGCCGTCACCGGAAAATCATATAATTTCAAATGTGCCGGCACTGACCCTGATGAAAACACCCTTTCCTATCGTATGGTCTGGGCGGCCGGCGACACCTCCAGTTGGTATGGCCCCTATGACTCCGGCGATAGCGGCACTGTCCCTCATACCTTTTCCACTGGCGGAACTTACTTTATCAAAGCCCAGAGCAAAGACGAGTTCGGCGGCCTGAGCGGTTTCTCCGGCACCTATCAGGTGATTGTCCATTCCTTCGTGGCCGGCGATGCCAACGGCAGCGGCATAGTGAACATTCAGGATGTCACCACCGTAATCAACTTCCTCTACAAGGGCGGCCCGGCACCGATTCCGCCGCAGGCCGGCGATGCCAACGGCAGTGGAATCCTTAACATTCAGGACGTAACCTATCTTATCAACTTCCTGTACAAAGGCGGCCTTCCGCCCAACTACCCGCCCGGCTATTAA
- a CDS encoding NCS2 family permease, with the protein MNLNFLDSDKKWSMRTEVLAGVTTFLTMAYIMFANPQILAVTGMDKNALIAVTCIVTALSTIITGVLANAPLAMAPGMGLNAFFAYSIVMGDKVAWPTALGIVFLSGVFFFILTVVGIRKRLVEAIPRSLIYAISVGIGLFITFIGLVNIGIVVKNESTLVSAGSLTAPVLIGLAGLLAMIVLENVRMKGSLIIGILFSTVLAIIFDLVKLPESLISFNVDISPIAFKLDIMAALKGSLMGTIFTLMFMDMFDSIGTIVACSYKAGIVDEKGNIKKIDLLLGIDAFATMLGAVFGTSTTTSYIESGAGIEQGGRTGLTSVVTGLLFLTGLIFIPVIGMVPSFATGPALIMVGLFMMKEVVRINFSTIEEAFPAFIIIVMIALSYSISTGLALGFISFTLLKAVALKFKEIKPAMWVITLLSVLFFIV; encoded by the coding sequence ATGAATCTAAACTTCCTCGATAGCGACAAGAAATGGTCCATGAGGACCGAAGTTCTGGCCGGGGTCACCACATTTCTGACCATGGCTTATATTATGTTTGCCAATCCCCAGATTCTCGCGGTGACCGGGATGGATAAGAATGCTCTTATCGCGGTCACCTGTATTGTAACGGCTCTCTCAACCATTATTACCGGGGTTCTGGCCAATGCTCCGCTGGCGATGGCGCCGGGGATGGGTTTGAATGCCTTTTTCGCTTACTCCATTGTCATGGGGGATAAAGTGGCCTGGCCGACAGCGCTGGGGATCGTTTTCTTATCGGGGGTTTTTTTCTTCATTTTGACGGTGGTGGGTATCAGAAAGAGGCTGGTGGAGGCGATCCCAAGGTCGCTGATTTATGCCATTTCGGTGGGGATAGGGCTTTTCATAACTTTTATCGGGCTGGTCAATATTGGCATTGTGGTCAAAAATGAAAGCACGCTGGTTTCGGCGGGTTCGCTGACGGCGCCGGTGCTGATCGGGCTGGCGGGGCTTCTGGCCATGATAGTCTTGGAGAATGTAAGAATGAAAGGTTCGCTTATTATCGGAATCCTGTTCAGCACTGTTCTGGCGATTATCTTTGACCTGGTGAAACTGCCCGAATCGCTCATCTCTTTCAATGTTGACATCTCTCCCATCGCCTTCAAGCTGGATATCATGGCCGCTCTTAAGGGGAGCCTGATGGGAACGATATTCACACTGATGTTCATGGATATGTTCGACAGTATCGGGACGATTGTCGCCTGCAGCTATAAAGCGGGAATAGTGGATGAAAAAGGTAATATAAAGAAAATCGACCTTTTGCTTGGAATCGATGCCTTTGCCACTATGCTCGGGGCGGTTTTTGGCACTTCGACGACAACCTCATATATTGAATCGGGAGCCGGAATTGAGCAGGGGGGAAGAACCGGTCTGACATCGGTAGTGACGGGGCTTCTTTTCCTGACGGGGCTTATTTTCATTCCGGTAATAGGCATGGTGCCATCCTTTGCGACCGGCCCGGCCCTGATCATGGTGGGGCTATTTATGATGAAAGAGGTGGTCAGGATTAATTTTTCAACTATTGAGGAAGCTTTTCCGGCCTTCATTATCATTGTCATGATAGCCTTGAGTTACAGTATCAGCACCGGTCTGGCTCTCGGATTCATCTCTTTCACCCTATTGAAAGCAGTCGCCCTGAAATTTAAGGAGATCAAGCCGGCCATGTGGGTGATTACTTTGCTCTCCGTCTTGTTTTTTATTGTATAG
- a CDS encoding outer membrane beta-barrel protein: protein MKKTGLLFTSILVLAFAITAFAQEEEADWRNFEFTAHSGITLPTGSLKTWNDSLGAKTGLNFGGSGGLYFNEKFCLGAYFNYTQSPMKLYNLHYKQYDMGAYAKYAFVGESNFEPYVKLSAGLDFAKFATWVDPANNRLREVSYDGGLAFGAYAGFLFYTSDYGGIFAEAGYHLANLKDNPGEHAGKEYYFKDNLKYLDIKVGVMVFFGPEK from the coding sequence ATGAAAAAAACAGGATTGCTTTTTACGTCTATTTTGGTCCTCGCCTTTGCAATTACCGCCTTCGCTCAGGAAGAAGAAGCCGACTGGAGGAATTTTGAGTTCACGGCGCACAGCGGAATAACCCTTCCGACCGGAAGTCTGAAGACTTGGAATGATTCTTTGGGCGCCAAGACCGGTCTTAATTTTGGCGGCTCCGGCGGTCTGTATTTTAATGAGAAGTTTTGTTTGGGAGCCTATTTCAACTATACTCAGAGCCCCATGAAGCTCTATAATCTTCACTATAAGCAATATGATATGGGTGCATATGCGAAATATGCCTTTGTGGGTGAATCCAATTTTGAACCTTATGTGAAATTATCCGCCGGCTTAGATTTTGCCAAATTTGCCACCTGGGTTGATCCGGCCAATAACCGGCTGAGAGAGGTTTCTTATGACGGCGGCCTGGCATTCGGAGCTTATGCGGGGTTCCTATTTTACACTTCAGATTATGGTGGCATATTCGCCGAAGCCGGATATCATCTTGCGAATCTTAAAGATAATCCTGGCGAGCATGCCGGCAAGGAATATTATTTTAAAGATAATCTCAAATATCTGGATATCAAAGTGGGCGTAATGGTTTTCTTTGGCCCTGAAAAGTGA
- a CDS encoding sigma-54 dependent transcriptional regulator, protein MRQVKLLLVDDEAAQRQMLAGYLEKNGFIIKQASSGEEALQLYSTFFSPLAVVDMKMPGMSGIELIARLKETNPFIQIIVLTAFGSVETAVAAMKQGAYHYQTKPVELEEFLLNLKKAAEQHQLVVEHKILNDTVKERFGSGEIIGESAAIKSVLELIHLAAPGDTTVLITGASGTGKELAARAVHSLSPRKESRLVAVNCAAIPENLLESELFGYERGAFTGAEKRKMGRFELADGGTLFLDEIGDMPLTMQAKLLRVIEERRIERLGSEESVSLDVRLIAATNKELADLIKEGKFRDDLYYRLNVITIHMPSLVERPGDILLLAGKFLNDFSRKLGKTATGFSPEAAAALIAYRWPGNVRELQNVVERAVVLARDEVIGLREIPGLKSESSAMAVTEKLADMEREHIRKTLDRNDWNIGKSADLLGIHRNTLRMKIKEYNLAPLS, encoded by the coding sequence ATGAGACAGGTTAAACTCCTTCTGGTCGATGATGAGGCCGCGCAACGGCAGATGCTGGCCGGTTATCTGGAAAAGAATGGATTTATAATCAAGCAGGCTTCATCGGGCGAGGAGGCGTTGCAGCTTTATTCCACTTTTTTCTCGCCGCTGGCGGTAGTGGATATGAAGATGCCGGGGATGAGCGGGATTGAGCTAATCGCCCGCCTCAAAGAGACCAATCCCTTTATTCAGATAATTGTATTAACGGCTTTTGGCTCGGTTGAGACGGCGGTTGCGGCGATGAAGCAGGGGGCGTACCATTATCAGACGAAGCCGGTGGAGTTGGAGGAGTTTCTTCTTAATCTGAAGAAAGCGGCCGAGCAGCACCAGTTGGTCGTTGAGCACAAAATTCTCAATGACACGGTCAAAGAAAGATTCGGCTCGGGGGAAATAATCGGCGAGTCTGCGGCGATAAAGAGTGTTCTGGAGCTTATTCATCTGGCCGCTCCGGGTGATACAACGGTTCTTATCACCGGCGCCTCGGGGACGGGGAAGGAACTGGCCGCCCGCGCGGTGCATTCCTTATCGCCGCGCAAGGAGAGCCGCCTTGTGGCAGTCAACTGTGCTGCCATTCCGGAGAATCTTCTTGAATCGGAGCTTTTCGGATATGAAAGGGGGGCGTTCACCGGGGCCGAGAAACGGAAAATGGGGCGATTCGAACTGGCCGACGGCGGGACTCTCTTTTTGGATGAAATCGGGGATATGCCATTGACCATGCAGGCCAAGCTTCTACGGGTAATCGAAGAACGGCGAATTGAGCGCCTGGGCAGCGAGGAGAGTGTGAGTCTGGACGTTCGTCTGATTGCCGCCACCAATAAGGAATTGGCCGACCTGATCAAAGAGGGGAAATTCCGGGATGACCTATACTATCGTCTCAACGTGATAACCATCCATATGCCATCGCTGGTGGAAAGGCCGGGTGACATTCTGTTGCTGGCGGGGAAATTCCTGAATGATTTTTCGCGAAAGCTGGGGAAGACGGCGACCGGTTTTTCTCCGGAGGCCGCGGCCGCGCTGATTGCCTATCGTTGGCCCGGCAATGTCCGTGAGCTTCAGAATGTGGTCGAGCGGGCGGTGGTATTGGCCAGAGATGAGGTCATCGGTCTGAGGGAAATTCCGGGGCTGAAGAGCGAATCCTCGGCGATGGCGGTTACGGAGAAACTGGCCGATATGGAGCGGGAGCATATAAGAAAGACTCTGGACCGGAATGACTGGAATATCGGGAAATCGGCCGATCTTCTTGGCATACATCGTAATACACTGCGAATGAAAATAAAAGAGTATAATCTCGCACCGTTATCCTGA